In Streptomyces sp. NBC_01551, one DNA window encodes the following:
- the fxsT gene encoding FxSxx-COOH system tetratricopeptide repeat protein: MTGTGSRQDRDTAARPQRFVISFAGFNRPWAVWIAHRLEEHGHRATLQRWDPQSSPGVTEALDDLARGGDRVLLVLSERYFSAGTLSDMQDAEWNTALREVTDRHPDRFAAVGLTDGPLPSAVAALEKTDLWGLDAYEAEYRVLRRLELPTDRIGTETGRRGPRFPNDPPEIWGRVPRRNPRFTGRNDVIGKLRAALVEAPPGAAAVTLLGLSGVGKTQVATEYAYRFASEYDVVWWVPAEDRPTLRERLADLAPALGLPRGAGSYGELIRAVLEALRRGSPYGRWLLVFDGCDNPDDLADLLPSGAGDVIITSRNREWASRHTSLVEVPLYARPESVTFIRRRAQRLTGPEADQLAEALEDYPLALDQTAGWLADSPLSVREYLALLRRRLDSYEAVTLSDDYPLPFPTALAILLNNVRENFPDALALLRLFVFFAPGRVPLRLLREFPADDVPEHLAGLINDQIRWNAALNKLVQFSVVRLEYSDLSVEEGGGGLETVQLHSMVHNIVRENLGPEESAQLSRAVRQVLAAADPGRPSDARLWPQYAELIPHLETAGVLTSTNPRIQAFLLQCLRYLVLAGEFRTCLRLCEETDHVWRSMLGDDHPNVRELGYQYGGALRNLGMFRRAETLTRAVADRLREERGERDLETLRATAAYGGVLLCIAKFEPARELFEQGLATYRELLGEDDSTTLNAQNNLAATYRLLGRYQEAYDLDLDTLRRRERVLRAQHISTLSSGIACAMGLRLMGRYREAQTRQEQGVKLNTQVLGPDHPQTLRAEHNLGMCLRRSGDIPGAGLRLRGVWERATRVLGVDYPWTLMVASDYATYLREYGDVGEARRISEHVIRGYQSQLGLAHPYSIGTVGNLGLVLRAQGERTEALSLAEQALVGMRGALGERHPWTLGCALNATGHRNITGRLDDALSLSRETLRAAHQVLGPDHPMTLSAEIALAADLRSVREDAEAAKHEDAGIKALTRTLGAQHVHTVSAKQRTRPYWDFEPQP, encoded by the coding sequence ATGACCGGTACCGGTAGTCGTCAGGACCGCGACACGGCAGCGCGGCCGCAGCGGTTCGTCATCAGCTTCGCGGGCTTCAACCGCCCCTGGGCCGTGTGGATCGCCCACCGCCTGGAGGAGCACGGCCACCGCGCCACCCTCCAGCGCTGGGACCCGCAGAGCAGCCCCGGCGTCACCGAGGCCCTCGACGACCTCGCCCGGGGCGGCGACCGGGTGCTCCTCGTCCTCAGCGAGCGCTACTTCTCCGCCGGCACCCTCAGCGACATGCAGGACGCGGAGTGGAACACCGCCCTGCGCGAGGTCACCGACCGCCACCCCGACCGGTTCGCGGCCGTCGGCCTCACCGACGGGCCGCTGCCCAGCGCCGTCGCCGCCCTGGAGAAGACCGACCTGTGGGGCCTGGACGCGTACGAGGCCGAGTACCGCGTGCTGCGCCGGCTGGAGCTGCCCACCGACCGGATCGGCACCGAGACCGGCCGCCGGGGGCCCCGCTTCCCCAACGACCCGCCCGAGATCTGGGGCCGGGTGCCGCGCCGCAACCCCCGCTTCACCGGCCGCAACGACGTCATCGGGAAGCTGCGCGCGGCCCTCGTCGAGGCCCCGCCCGGCGCCGCGGCGGTGACCCTGCTCGGGCTGTCCGGGGTGGGCAAGACGCAGGTCGCCACCGAGTACGCCTACCGGTTCGCCTCCGAGTACGACGTGGTGTGGTGGGTCCCCGCCGAGGACCGGCCCACCCTGCGCGAGCGGCTCGCCGACCTGGCGCCGGCGCTCGGCCTGCCGCGCGGGGCGGGCAGTTACGGCGAGCTGATCCGGGCCGTGCTGGAGGCGCTGCGGCGCGGATCCCCGTACGGGCGCTGGCTGCTGGTGTTCGACGGCTGCGACAACCCGGACGACCTCGCCGACCTGCTGCCCTCCGGCGCGGGCGATGTGATCATCACGTCCCGGAACCGGGAGTGGGCCTCCCGGCACACCAGCCTGGTCGAGGTCCCGCTCTACGCGCGGCCCGAGTCCGTCACGTTCATCCGCCGCCGCGCCCAGCGCCTCACCGGCCCGGAGGCCGACCAGCTCGCCGAGGCGCTGGAGGACTACCCGCTGGCCCTCGACCAGACCGCCGGCTGGCTCGCCGACTCGCCGCTGAGCGTCCGCGAGTACCTGGCGCTGCTGCGGCGCCGGCTGGACTCGTACGAGGCGGTCACCCTCTCCGACGACTACCCGCTGCCGTTCCCCACGGCGCTGGCCATACTGCTCAACAACGTACGGGAGAACTTCCCCGACGCCCTCGCGCTGCTGCGGCTGTTCGTGTTCTTCGCGCCCGGCCGGGTACCGCTGCGGCTGCTGCGCGAGTTCCCCGCCGACGACGTGCCCGAGCACCTGGCCGGGCTGATCAACGACCAGATCCGGTGGAACGCGGCCCTCAACAAGCTCGTGCAGTTCTCGGTGGTCCGCCTGGAGTACTCCGACCTGTCCGTGGAGGAGGGCGGCGGCGGGCTGGAGACCGTCCAACTGCACAGCATGGTCCACAACATCGTCCGGGAGAACCTCGGCCCGGAGGAGTCCGCGCAGCTGTCCCGCGCCGTACGCCAGGTCCTCGCGGCCGCCGACCCCGGCCGGCCCTCCGACGCGCGGTTGTGGCCGCAGTACGCCGAGCTGATCCCGCACCTGGAGACCGCCGGGGTGCTGACCAGCACCAACCCCCGGATCCAGGCCTTCCTGTTGCAGTGCCTGCGGTACCTGGTGCTGGCGGGGGAGTTCCGGACCTGCCTGCGATTGTGCGAGGAGACCGACCACGTCTGGCGGTCCATGCTGGGCGACGACCACCCCAACGTGCGCGAACTCGGCTACCAGTACGGGGGAGCGCTGCGCAACCTCGGGATGTTCCGCCGCGCCGAGACGCTGACCCGCGCGGTCGCCGACCGGCTGCGGGAGGAGCGGGGCGAGCGCGACCTGGAGACGCTGCGGGCCACCGCCGCGTATGGGGGCGTGCTGCTGTGCATCGCCAAGTTCGAACCGGCGCGGGAGCTGTTCGAGCAGGGGCTGGCGACGTACCGCGAACTGCTGGGGGAGGACGACTCGACGACGCTGAACGCGCAGAACAACCTGGCCGCGACGTACCGGCTGCTGGGGCGCTACCAGGAGGCGTACGACCTGGACCTGGACACCCTGCGGCGGCGCGAGCGGGTGCTGCGCGCGCAGCACATCTCGACGCTGTCCTCGGGCATCGCCTGCGCGATGGGGCTGCGGCTGATGGGCCGATACCGGGAGGCGCAGACCCGGCAGGAACAGGGCGTCAAGCTCAACACCCAGGTGCTGGGCCCGGACCACCCGCAGACCCTGCGGGCCGAGCACAACCTCGGCATGTGCCTGCGCAGGTCCGGGGACATCCCGGGGGCGGGGCTGCGGCTGCGGGGGGTGTGGGAGCGGGCCACGCGGGTGCTGGGGGTGGACTACCCCTGGACCCTGATGGTCGCCTCCGACTACGCGACCTACCTGCGGGAGTACGGGGACGTCGGCGAGGCCCGGCGGATCTCGGAGCACGTGATCCGCGGCTACCAGTCGCAGCTGGGGCTGGCCCACCCGTACAGCATCGGTACGGTCGGCAACCTCGGGCTGGTGCTACGGGCGCAGGGCGAGCGGACGGAGGCGCTGTCGCTGGCGGAGCAGGCGCTGGTCGGGATGCGGGGCGCGCTGGGGGAGCGGCACCCGTGGACCCTGGGCTGCGCCCTGAACGCGACCGGGCACCGCAACATCACGGGGCGGCTGGACGACGCGCTGTCCCTGAGCCGGGAGACGCTGCGGGCGGCGCACCAGGTCCTGGGCCCGGACCACCCCATGACCCTGAGCGCCGAGATCGCCCTGGCGGCGGACCTGCGGTCGGTCCGCGAGGACGCGGAGGCCGCGAAGCACGAGGACGCGGGCATCAAGGCGCTCACCCGCACGCTGGGCGCCCAACACGTCCACACGGTCTCCGCCAAACAACGCACCCGCCCGTACTGGGACTTCGAGCCGCAACCGTAG
- a CDS encoding multifunctional oxoglutarate decarboxylase/oxoglutarate dehydrogenase thiamine pyrophosphate-binding subunit/dihydrolipoyllysine-residue succinyltransferase subunit, which translates to MSPQSPSNPSTTTEAAEGGKNPASGFGANEWLVDEIYQQYLQDPNSVDRAWWDFFADYKPGGTAAAPAKPDEKKSVTTTDGASAQAASPAAAQAPQAADAAATGAARAAAPSTASAPTPVSAPAPAPATPSGAPAVTVTSQAPAAAPAAPAPQAQAPAAAAPAAPKAAPATEAPTGPELVTLRGPAAAVAKNMNASLDVPTATSVRAVPVKLLFDNRIVINNHLKRARGGKISFTHLIGYAMVQAIKAMPAMNHSFAEKDGKPTLVKPEHVNFGLAIDLVKPNGDRQLVVAGIKKAETLNFFEFWQAYEDIVRRARVGKLTMDDFTGVTVSLTNPGGLGTVHSVPRLMPGQSVIMGVGSMDYPAEFQGTSQDTLNKLGISKVMTLTSTYDHRVIQGAASGEFLRIVANLLLGENGFYDDVFEALRIPYEPVRWLRDIDASHDDDVTKAARVFELIHSYRVRGHVMADTDPLEYKQRKHPDLDITEHGLTLWDLEREFAVGGFSGKSMMKLRDILGVLRDSYCRTTGVEFMHIQDPKQRRWIQDRIERPHSKPEREEQLRILRRLNAAEAFETFLQTKYVGQKRFSLEGGESVIPLLDAVIDSAAEARLDEVVIGMAHRGRLNVLANIVGKSYAQIFREFEGNLDPKSMHGSGDVKYHLGAEGTFTGLDGEQIKVSLVANPSHLEAVDPVLEGVARAKQDVINKGGTDFTVLPLALHGDAAFAGQGVVAETLNMSQLRGYRTGGTVHVVINNQVGFTAAPESSRSSMYATDVARMIEAPIFHVNGDDPEAVVRVARLAFEFRQAFNKDVVIDLICYRRRGHNESDNPAFTQPLMYDLIDKKRSVRKLYTESLIGRGDITLEEAEQALQDFQGQLEKVFAEVREAATQPAGAAPVTPGAQADFPVSMSTAVSQDVVKRIAESQVNIPEHVTVHPRLLPQLQRRAAMIDEGTIDWGMGETLAFGSLLMEGTPVRLSGQDSRRGTFGQRHAVLIDRETGEDYTPLQYLSDEQARFNVYDSLLSEYAAMGFEYGYSLARPDALVLWEAQFGDFVNGAQTVVDEFISSAEQKWGQTSGVTLLLPHGYEGQGPDHSSARPERFLQMCAQDNMTVAMPTLPSNYFHLLRWQVHNPHHKPLIVFTPKSMLRLKAAASKAEEFTSGSFRPVIGDTRVSSGAGDPNAVRKVVFCAGKVYYDLEAEREKRGITDTAIIRIERLYPLAGAELQAEIAKFPNAAKYIWAQEEPANQGAWPFIALNLIDHLDLAVGAEVPAGERLRRVSRPHGSSPAVGSAKRHQAEQQLLLNEVFEA; encoded by the coding sequence GTGTCGCCACAGTCCCCGAGTAACCCGAGCACCACGACCGAAGCAGCAGAGGGCGGGAAGAACCCCGCCTCAGGCTTCGGCGCGAATGAGTGGCTCGTCGACGAGATCTACCAGCAGTACCTCCAGGACCCGAATTCGGTCGACCGGGCCTGGTGGGACTTCTTCGCCGACTACAAGCCGGGGGGCACTGCCGCCGCTCCGGCCAAGCCGGATGAGAAGAAGTCCGTGACGACGACGGATGGCGCCTCCGCACAGGCCGCCAGCCCCGCCGCCGCCCAGGCCCCGCAGGCCGCCGACGCCGCCGCCACGGGGGCGGCGCGCGCCGCGGCCCCCTCGACGGCCTCCGCGCCCACGCCTGTGTCAGCTCCTGCCCCTGCTCCTGCCACCCCCTCTGGTGCCCCTGCTGTGACTGTCACCTCCCAGGCCCCGGCCGCCGCACCGGCCGCTCCTGCCCCTCAGGCCCAGGCTCCGGCCGCCGCCGCTCCCGCCGCCCCGAAGGCCGCGCCCGCCACCGAGGCCCCCACGGGCCCCGAACTGGTGACGCTCCGCGGCCCGGCAGCGGCCGTGGCGAAGAACATGAACGCCTCCCTCGACGTCCCGACGGCCACGTCCGTCCGCGCCGTCCCGGTGAAGCTGCTGTTCGACAACCGCATCGTCATCAACAACCACCTCAAGCGCGCCCGGGGCGGGAAGATCTCCTTCACGCACCTGATCGGCTACGCGATGGTGCAGGCCATCAAGGCCATGCCGGCGATGAACCACTCCTTCGCGGAGAAGGACGGCAAGCCGACCCTGGTCAAGCCGGAGCACGTGAACTTCGGCCTCGCGATCGACCTGGTGAAGCCGAACGGCGACCGCCAGCTCGTCGTCGCCGGCATCAAGAAGGCCGAGACCCTCAACTTCTTCGAGTTCTGGCAGGCGTACGAGGACATCGTCCGCCGCGCCCGCGTCGGCAAGCTGACGATGGACGACTTCACCGGCGTCACCGTCTCGCTGACCAACCCCGGCGGCCTGGGCACCGTCCACTCCGTGCCCCGCCTGATGCCCGGACAGTCGGTCATCATGGGCGTCGGCTCCATGGACTACCCCGCCGAGTTCCAGGGCACCTCCCAGGACACCCTGAACAAGCTGGGCATCTCCAAGGTCATGACCCTGACCTCGACCTACGACCACCGGGTCATCCAGGGCGCGGCCTCCGGCGAGTTCCTGCGCATCGTCGCGAACCTGCTGCTGGGCGAGAACGGCTTCTACGACGACGTCTTCGAGGCGCTGCGCATCCCGTACGAGCCGGTCCGCTGGCTCCGGGACATCGACGCCTCGCACGACGACGACGTCACGAAGGCCGCCCGCGTCTTCGAGCTCATCCACTCCTACCGGGTCCGCGGCCACGTCATGGCCGACACCGACCCGCTGGAGTACAAGCAGCGCAAGCACCCCGACCTCGACATCACCGAGCACGGCCTCACCCTGTGGGACCTGGAGCGCGAGTTCGCGGTCGGCGGCTTCTCCGGCAAGTCGATGATGAAGCTCCGCGACATCCTCGGCGTGCTGCGCGACTCGTACTGCCGCACCACCGGCGTCGAGTTCATGCACATCCAGGACCCGAAGCAGCGCCGCTGGATCCAGGACCGCATCGAGCGCCCGCACTCCAAGCCGGAGCGCGAGGAGCAGCTGCGGATCCTGCGCCGCCTGAACGCGGCGGAGGCCTTCGAGACCTTCCTGCAGACGAAGTACGTCGGCCAGAAGCGGTTCTCCCTGGAGGGCGGCGAGTCCGTCATCCCGCTGCTCGACGCGGTCATCGACTCCGCGGCCGAGGCCCGCCTCGACGAGGTCGTCATCGGCATGGCCCACCGCGGCCGCCTGAACGTGCTGGCCAACATCGTCGGCAAGTCGTACGCGCAGATCTTCCGCGAGTTCGAGGGCAACCTCGACCCGAAGTCGATGCACGGCTCCGGCGACGTCAAGTACCACCTGGGCGCCGAGGGCACCTTCACCGGCCTGGACGGCGAGCAGATCAAGGTCTCGCTCGTCGCCAACCCCTCGCACCTGGAGGCGGTGGACCCGGTCCTGGAGGGTGTCGCCCGCGCCAAGCAGGACGTCATCAACAAGGGCGGCACGGACTTCACCGTCCTGCCGCTGGCCCTGCACGGTGACGCGGCCTTCGCCGGCCAGGGTGTCGTCGCCGAGACGCTGAACATGTCGCAGCTGCGCGGCTACCGCACCGGCGGCACCGTGCACGTGGTCATCAACAACCAGGTCGGCTTCACCGCCGCCCCGGAGTCCTCGCGTTCCTCGATGTACGCGACCGACGTGGCCCGCATGATCGAGGCGCCGATCTTCCACGTGAACGGCGACGACCCGGAGGCGGTCGTCCGCGTTGCCCGTCTGGCGTTCGAGTTCCGCCAGGCGTTCAACAAGGACGTCGTCATCGACCTCATCTGCTACCGCCGCCGCGGTCACAACGAGTCGGACAACCCGGCGTTCACCCAGCCGCTGATGTACGACCTGATCGACAAGAAGCGCTCGGTGCGCAAGCTGTACACCGAGTCCCTCATCGGTCGCGGCGACATCACGCTGGAAGAGGCCGAGCAGGCGCTCCAGGACTTCCAGGGCCAGCTGGAGAAGGTCTTCGCGGAGGTCCGCGAGGCCGCCACGCAGCCCGCGGGCGCCGCGCCGGTCACCCCGGGCGCGCAGGCCGACTTCCCGGTCTCGATGAGCACCGCGGTGTCCCAGGACGTCGTGAAGCGGATCGCCGAGTCCCAGGTCAACATCCCCGAGCACGTCACCGTGCACCCGCGTCTGCTGCCGCAGCTGCAGCGCCGCGCGGCGATGATCGACGAGGGCACCATCGACTGGGGCATGGGCGAGACCCTCGCCTTCGGCTCGCTGCTGATGGAGGGCACCCCGGTCCGCCTGTCGGGCCAGGACTCCCGCCGCGGCACGTTCGGCCAGCGCCACGCGGTGCTGATCGACCGGGAGACGGGCGAGGACTACACCCCGCTGCAGTACCTGTCGGACGAGCAGGCCCGCTTCAACGTCTACGACTCGCTGCTCTCCGAGTACGCGGCGATGGGCTTCGAGTACGGCTACTCGCTGGCCCGTCCGGACGCGCTGGTCCTCTGGGAGGCCCAGTTCGGTGACTTCGTCAACGGCGCGCAGACCGTCGTCGACGAGTTCATCTCCTCGGCGGAGCAGAAGTGGGGCCAGACCTCCGGCGTCACGCTCCTGCTCCCGCACGGCTACGAGGGCCAGGGCCCGGACCACTCGTCCGCGCGTCCGGAGCGCTTCCTGCAGATGTGCGCGCAGGACAACATGACGGTCGCCATGCCGACCCTGCCCTCGAACTACTTCCACCTGCTGCGCTGGCAGGTCCACAACCCGCACCACAAGCCGCTGATCGTCTTCACCCCGAAGTCGATGCTGCGTCTGAAGGCGGCGGCGTCGAAGGCCGAGGAGTTCACCAGCGGTTCCTTCCGCCCGGTGATCGGCGACACGCGCGTCTCCTCCGGAGCGGGTGACCCGAACGCGGTCCGCAAGGTCGTGTTCTGCGCGGGCAAGGTCTACTACGACCTGGAGGCCGAGCGGGAGAAGCGCGGCATCACGGACACCGCGATCATCCGCATCGAGCGGCTGTACCCGCTGGCGGGTGCGGAACTCCAGGCGGAGATCGCCAAGTTCCCGAACGCGGCGAAGTACATCTGGGCCCAGGAGGAGCCGGCGAACCAGGGTGCGTGGCCGTTCATCGCGCTGAACCTGATCGACCACCTCGACCTGGCGGTCGGCGCCGAGGTCCCGGCGGGCGAGCGCCTGCGCCGCGTCTCGCGCCCGCACGGCTCTTCCCCGGCCGTCGGCTCCGCGAAGCGCCACCAGGCGGAGCAGCAGCTCCTCCTGAACGAGGTCTTCGAAGCCTGA
- a CDS encoding HAMP domain-containing sensor histidine kinase encodes MRPVSALRHGNGLRPFSPFSIKTKLGTLVVVSVFITTGLLLVALRTDTELRFITVFSVIASMLITQFVAHSLTAPLDDMTTVARAISRGDYTRRVRGAGRRDELGDLASTINLMADDLEAVDRHRKELVANVSHELRTPIAALRAVLENVVDGVSAADPETMRTMLKQTERLGRLVGTLLDLSRVDNGVVPLRARRFEVWPYLSGVLKESNLAAAGRPGLSTGSGGHTRNDVHLHLDVFPPDLTAYADAERLHQVVANLIDNAVKHSPTHGRVTVRARAGHAPGSLTVEVRDEGPGIPEEERHRVFERFNRGGAHGGDGGTGLGLAIARWAVELHGGYIGVAESSRGCRILVTLPGSSQASL; translated from the coding sequence CTGCGCCCGGTCAGCGCCCTGAGGCACGGCAACGGCCTGCGGCCCTTCTCACCGTTCTCGATCAAGACCAAGCTGGGCACGCTCGTCGTGGTCTCGGTCTTCATCACGACGGGCCTGCTGCTGGTGGCCCTGCGCACCGACACCGAGCTGCGCTTCATCACGGTCTTCTCGGTGATCGCCTCGATGCTGATCACCCAGTTCGTGGCGCACAGCCTGACCGCGCCGCTGGACGACATGACGACCGTCGCCCGGGCGATATCCCGCGGCGACTACACGCGCCGGGTGCGCGGGGCCGGCCGCCGCGACGAGCTGGGCGACCTGGCCTCGACGATCAACCTGATGGCCGACGACCTGGAGGCGGTGGACCGGCACCGCAAGGAGCTGGTCGCCAACGTCTCGCACGAGCTGCGCACGCCGATCGCGGCCCTGCGGGCGGTGTTGGAGAACGTCGTCGACGGGGTCTCGGCCGCCGATCCCGAGACCATGCGCACGATGCTCAAGCAGACCGAGCGCCTCGGGCGGCTGGTGGGCACCCTGCTGGACCTGTCCAGGGTCGACAACGGGGTGGTGCCCCTACGGGCGCGCCGCTTCGAGGTGTGGCCGTACCTGTCGGGGGTGCTCAAGGAGTCGAACCTGGCGGCCGCCGGCCGCCCGGGGCTGTCCACCGGCTCCGGCGGGCACACCCGCAACGACGTCCACCTCCACCTGGACGTGTTCCCGCCCGACCTGACCGCGTACGCGGACGCCGAGCGGCTGCACCAGGTGGTGGCGAACCTGATCGACAACGCCGTCAAGCACAGCCCCACGCACGGCCGGGTCACCGTCCGCGCCCGGGCCGGCCACGCGCCCGGCAGCCTGACCGTGGAGGTGCGGGACGAAGGCCCCGGCATCCCGGAGGAGGAGCGCCACCGGGTCTTCGAGCGCTTCAACCGGGGCGGCGCCCACGGCGGCGACGGGGGCACCGGCCTGGGCCTGGCCATCGCCCGCTGGGCCGTGGAGCTGCACGGCGGATACATCGGCGTGGCCGAATCGTCACGGGGCTGCCGAATCCTTGTCACCCTTCCAGGCAGCTCGCAGGCGTCACTTTGA
- a CDS encoding response regulator transcription factor produces MEQTHTTHNGAAATPGAQRRVLVVEDDHTIADAISARLRAEGFQVQTAYDGPAAVAAAESWLPELLVLDVMLPGFDGLEVCRRVQAQRPVPVLMLTARDDETDMLVGLGVGADDYMTKPFSMRELAARVHVLLRRVERATLAATAPRGATLRLGDLEIDHAQRRVRVHTEDVHLTPTEFDLLVCLAGTPRAVLSREQLLAEVWDWADASGTRTVDSHIKALRRKIGAERIRTVHGVGYALETPAQA; encoded by the coding sequence ATGGAACAGACACACACCACCCACAATGGCGCCGCGGCCACCCCAGGTGCCCAGCGGCGCGTGCTGGTGGTCGAGGACGACCACACCATCGCCGACGCCATCTCGGCCCGGCTGCGCGCCGAGGGATTCCAGGTGCAGACGGCGTACGACGGCCCGGCCGCCGTGGCGGCCGCCGAGAGCTGGCTGCCCGAGCTGCTGGTACTGGACGTCATGCTGCCGGGGTTCGACGGGCTCGAGGTCTGCCGCCGGGTCCAGGCCCAGCGGCCGGTACCGGTGCTGATGCTCACCGCCCGGGACGACGAGACCGACATGCTGGTCGGGCTCGGGGTCGGCGCGGACGACTACATGACGAAGCCGTTCTCGATGCGCGAGCTGGCCGCGCGCGTCCACGTACTGCTGCGCCGGGTCGAGCGGGCCACGCTCGCCGCGACCGCGCCGCGCGGGGCCACCCTGCGCCTGGGCGATCTGGAGATCGACCACGCGCAGCGCCGGGTCCGGGTGCACACCGAGGACGTGCACCTGACGCCGACCGAGTTCGACCTGCTGGTCTGCCTGGCCGGGACGCCGCGCGCGGTGCTCTCGCGGGAGCAGCTGCTGGCCGAGGTGTGGGACTGGGCCGACGCGTCCGGGACCCGTACGGTCGACAGCCACATCAAGGCCCTGCGCCGGAAGATCGGCGCGGAGCGGATCCGTACGGTCCACGGCGTCGGGTACGCCCTGGAGACCCCGGCCCAGGCGTGA
- a CDS encoding glycoside hydrolase family 3 protein, whose protein sequence is MTATPSPAYKDPALPVERRVEDLLARMTLEEKAGQLFHAMLMMNADGTPVTETDGSMLPFTTPELIEGRLLSHFNLLGTYGAREMAQWQNAVQEMAAATRLGIPVTLSTDPRHAFTDNVGASFNAGAFSAWPEALGLAAIGDPELVHRFADTVRREYLAVGFRVALHPQIDLASEPRWARQTGTFGSDARLTSELVGAYVRGLQGDRLGAGSVSAMVKHFPGGGPQKDGEDPHFAHGKEQVYPGGMREHHLEPFRAAVAAGCAQMMPYYGQPIGTDWEEVGFGFNEGVVTGLLREELGFEGIVCTDWGLLNDASIFGEVHPARAWGVEHLTVAERAARALEAGCDQFGGEQCPEVVVELVRSGRIPESRIDASVRRLLREKFTLGLFENPYVDPDAAARTVGRADFTALGAAAQRRSLTVLTNPGGFLPLADGPGPRPRLYVENVDAAVAAEYGEVAPDPAGADLAVLRLRTPYEPRENVFESFFHSGSLAFPEPELAKILALLDAVPTLVCINLERAAVIPEIAERAAALIADYGASDAALLDVAFGRAVPEGRLPFELPRSMAAVAVSRPDVPNDTENPVFTFGHGLNL, encoded by the coding sequence ATGACCGCGACGCCCTCCCCCGCCTACAAGGACCCCGCCCTCCCCGTGGAGCGACGCGTCGAGGACCTGCTCGCCCGGATGACGCTGGAGGAGAAGGCCGGCCAGCTCTTCCACGCGATGCTGATGATGAACGCGGACGGCACCCCGGTCACCGAGACCGACGGCTCGATGCTCCCGTTCACCACCCCCGAGCTGATCGAGGGCCGCCTCCTCAGCCACTTCAACCTGCTGGGCACCTACGGCGCCCGCGAGATGGCCCAGTGGCAGAACGCCGTCCAGGAGATGGCCGCCGCCACCCGCCTCGGCATCCCGGTCACCCTCTCCACCGACCCCCGGCACGCCTTCACCGACAACGTCGGCGCCTCCTTCAACGCGGGCGCCTTCTCCGCCTGGCCGGAGGCCCTCGGCCTCGCCGCGATCGGCGACCCCGAACTCGTCCACCGCTTCGCCGACACCGTCCGCCGCGAGTACCTCGCCGTCGGGTTCCGGGTCGCCCTGCACCCGCAGATCGACCTGGCCAGCGAACCCCGCTGGGCCCGCCAGACCGGCACCTTCGGCTCCGACGCCCGGCTGACGAGCGAGCTCGTGGGGGCGTACGTACGCGGCCTCCAGGGCGACCGGCTCGGCGCCGGGTCGGTGTCGGCCATGGTCAAGCACTTCCCGGGCGGAGGGCCCCAGAAGGACGGCGAGGACCCGCACTTCGCCCACGGCAAGGAGCAGGTCTACCCGGGCGGGATGCGCGAGCACCACCTGGAGCCGTTCCGGGCGGCGGTCGCGGCGGGCTGCGCGCAGATGATGCCGTACTACGGCCAGCCGATCGGCACGGACTGGGAAGAGGTCGGCTTCGGCTTCAACGAGGGCGTGGTCACCGGCCTGCTCCGCGAGGAGCTCGGCTTCGAGGGCATCGTCTGCACCGACTGGGGGCTGCTGAACGACGCGTCGATCTTCGGCGAGGTCCACCCTGCGCGCGCCTGGGGCGTGGAGCACCTGACGGTCGCCGAGCGGGCGGCCCGCGCGCTGGAGGCGGGCTGCGACCAGTTCGGCGGCGAGCAGTGCCCGGAGGTGGTCGTCGAGCTGGTCCGCTCGGGCCGGATCCCCGAGTCCCGGATCGACGCCTCGGTGCGCCGGCTGCTGCGGGAGAAGTTCACGCTGGGCCTGTTCGAGAACCCGTACGTGGATCCGGACGCGGCCGCGCGGACGGTGGGCCGGGCCGATTTCACGGCCCTGGGCGCGGCCGCCCAGCGCCGCTCGCTGACCGTCCTGACCAACCCCGGCGGCTTCCTCCCGCTGGCGGACGGGCCCGGGCCCCGGCCCCGGCTGTACGTCGAGAACGTGGACGCCGCCGTCGCCGCCGAGTACGGGGAGGTGGCCCCGGACCCGGCCGGGGCCGATCTGGCGGTGCTGCGGCTGCGCACCCCGTACGAACCCCGCGAGAACGTCTTCGAGTCCTTCTTCCACTCGGGCTCGCTGGCCTTCCCCGAGCCGGAGCTGGCGAAGATCCTCGCCCTCCTCGACGCGGTCCCCACGCTGGTCTGCATCAACCTGGAGCGGGCCGCCGTCATCCCCGAGATCGCCGAGCGGGCCGCCGCGCTGATCGCCGACTACGGCGCCTCGGACGCGGCCCTGCTGGACGTCGCCTTCGGCCGCGCCGTCCCCGAGGGCCGGCTCCCGTTCGAGCTGCCCCGCTCGATGGCGGCCGTCGCGGTTTCCCGTCCGGATGTGCCGAACGACACGGAAAATCCGGTCTTCACATTCGGCCATGGGCTGAATCTCTGA